From Thermosinus carboxydivorans Nor1, a single genomic window includes:
- a CDS encoding aminotransferase-like domain-containing protein, whose amino-acid sequence MWKTMNGRYSCHGGKGEIGTAAPIQLCKDVVRMNINWAERMSCMENPAVKAILAITQRSDVISFAGGLPSARSFPVEGLAAAFATVLNEQGASALQYGISEGYEPLRDWVADRVGRQGIRCTAANIIIGNGSQQIIDLIARTMLDPGDYVALENPTYLSAIQIFKGAQARFIPIPLDQEGMRVDMLAEQIKKVRPKFIYVNPTFQNPTGVTMTVERRRQLAQLAAEYEIPVIEDNPYGELRYSGDSLPAVKSFPGGDWVIYVGTVSKIVAPGLRVGWAIASETIIDKLTTAKQLTDVLTNSLTQRALHRFVTDQDLDQHIAMIVKQYRQQRDVMLAAMEEHFPSSVTWTVPDGGMFIWVTLPAIINTNDLLPAAIEEEKVAYVPGTPFHADDSGHNTMRLNFSNSTPDLIRTGVARLGALLKRYLK is encoded by the coding sequence ATGTGGAAGACTATGAACGGGCGCTATTCTTGTCACGGCGGAAAAGGCGAGATAGGAACAGCAGCCCCAATTCAACTATGTAAGGATGTGGTTAGGATGAACATTAATTGGGCCGAACGGATGTCTTGTATGGAAAACCCGGCCGTAAAAGCCATTCTCGCGATCACGCAACGTTCGGACGTAATTTCTTTCGCCGGAGGGCTGCCATCTGCCCGTTCCTTTCCCGTAGAAGGCCTTGCAGCCGCGTTTGCAACTGTTCTTAACGAGCAAGGAGCCTCAGCACTGCAGTATGGAATTTCTGAGGGATACGAGCCTTTGCGAGATTGGGTGGCAGATCGCGTGGGACGCCAGGGTATCCGGTGCACCGCAGCCAATATTATCATTGGTAATGGCTCGCAGCAAATAATCGATCTCATTGCCAGGACGATGCTCGATCCCGGTGACTATGTTGCTTTGGAAAACCCTACCTACTTGTCTGCCATACAGATTTTTAAAGGTGCGCAGGCCAGATTTATCCCTATTCCGCTTGACCAAGAAGGCATGCGGGTAGATATGCTGGCCGAACAAATCAAAAAGGTTCGTCCCAAATTCATCTATGTCAACCCCACCTTCCAAAATCCAACCGGAGTGACGATGACCGTGGAGCGACGGCGGCAATTGGCGCAATTGGCCGCAGAGTACGAAATTCCGGTTATTGAGGATAATCCATATGGCGAACTTCGCTATAGCGGCGATTCTTTACCTGCCGTCAAAAGTTTCCCCGGTGGCGACTGGGTAATTTATGTCGGCACAGTGTCTAAGATTGTGGCTCCGGGACTCAGGGTAGGTTGGGCGATTGCTTCGGAAACTATCATCGATAAACTCACGACGGCTAAACAGCTTACCGATGTTCTAACAAACTCTCTAACTCAGCGGGCGTTACATAGGTTTGTAACTGACCAAGATCTGGACCAGCACATCGCCATGATTGTAAAGCAGTATCGGCAGCAGCGTGATGTTATGCTTGCGGCTATGGAGGAGCATTTTCCGTCTAGTGTTACGTGGACCGTACCAGACGGTGGCATGTTTATTTGGGTAACATTGCCCGCGATCATTAATACTAACGATTTACTACCGGCGGCAATAGAAGAGGAAAAAGTAGCTTATGTGCCCGGTACTCCGTTCCATGCCGATGATAGTGGACATAATACTATGCGCCTTAATTTCTCTAACTCGACACCTGATCTGATTCGAACCGGTGTGGCGCGTCTTGGTGCTCTTTTAAAACGGTATCTAAAATAA
- a CDS encoding TRAP transporter permease — protein MTDHEVKKYAGPPEPEVSAAEVEELLKKVDKESTYRKLEGIPRKLVFWLAVAFSCFHLYTGIFGMLAAQLQRSIHLAFAFVLVFLLYPARKTSSNKVGIVDYITAVAAGAVGMYITFNYERLMTAAGNYSQADLIVGILGVLFTLEAARRVVGLPIVVIASSFLIYAYVGDYLPGFLSHRGYSIERIVTHMYFTTEGILGIPLGVSATFIFLFLLFGAFLEKTGIGKFFVDIANALAGWASGGPAKVAVLTSGLHGMITGSSVANCVTCGTFTIPMMKKLGYRPEFAGAVEAAASTGGQIMPPVMGAAAFLMAEFTGIPYIEIAKAAFIPACLYFLGIWIEVHFEAKRLGLKGIDRSELPRVWTVMRERGHLIIPLFGIVYFLMSGYTPARAALAAIALSIIVGMLKSETRINFTDFLNALEAGARSALGVAIACATAGIIVGTVTLTGVGLKLANGLVALAGGSLLLTMVFTMIASLILGMGAPTTANYVITSTIAAPALVALGVPLLAAHMFVFYFGIVADITPPVALAAYAGSGIARSNPFRTGVIATKLAIAAFIIPYVFVYSPQLLLIKSTVAGVTMNFLTASVGMIGVGAAMIGYLMANMNVLERLWFLIGGLMLIDPGSTTDIIGFVMLASGLFLQWRKSKANKQGFSAGA, from the coding sequence ATGACTGACCATGAAGTCAAAAAATATGCTGGTCCGCCAGAGCCGGAAGTGTCGGCCGCCGAGGTGGAAGAACTCTTAAAAAAAGTGGATAAGGAGTCTACTTACCGCAAACTGGAAGGTATTCCGCGCAAACTAGTCTTTTGGTTGGCCGTCGCGTTCTCCTGCTTTCACTTGTACACCGGCATTTTTGGCATGCTGGCAGCGCAACTTCAGCGCTCCATTCACCTGGCATTCGCTTTTGTGCTGGTCTTTCTTCTTTATCCAGCCCGTAAGACATCGTCTAATAAGGTAGGGATTGTCGACTATATTACTGCCGTTGCCGCCGGCGCCGTAGGTATGTATATTACCTTCAATTATGAGCGTCTGATGACAGCAGCCGGCAATTATAGTCAGGCTGATTTGATTGTCGGCATATTAGGCGTGCTCTTTACTTTAGAAGCAGCCCGCCGTGTTGTCGGTCTTCCTATTGTTGTAATTGCCAGTTCTTTTTTAATTTATGCTTATGTCGGCGACTACCTACCAGGATTTTTGTCTCACCGGGGTTACTCAATCGAACGCATTGTTACCCATATGTACTTTACAACCGAAGGTATTCTAGGTATTCCGCTCGGTGTATCGGCAACCTTCATTTTCTTGTTCCTTCTTTTTGGTGCTTTCCTCGAAAAAACCGGCATCGGCAAGTTTTTTGTTGACATTGCCAACGCTTTGGCCGGATGGGCGTCTGGCGGACCGGCGAAAGTGGCCGTTCTTACCAGCGGGCTGCACGGCATGATTACTGGCAGCTCTGTCGCTAACTGCGTCACTTGCGGCACTTTCACTATTCCAATGATGAAAAAACTGGGCTATCGCCCTGAATTTGCAGGCGCCGTAGAAGCCGCTGCTTCTACCGGCGGACAAATTATGCCGCCGGTTATGGGCGCCGCCGCCTTTTTGATGGCTGAATTCACCGGTATCCCTTACATCGAGATAGCCAAGGCCGCGTTTATACCTGCCTGTTTATACTTCCTGGGTATCTGGATAGAAGTGCATTTTGAGGCAAAACGGCTCGGCCTTAAGGGAATTGACCGTTCTGAACTGCCGCGGGTATGGACGGTCATGCGCGAACGGGGCCATTTGATCATTCCGCTCTTTGGTATTGTCTACTTCCTCATGAGTGGCTATACTCCGGCGCGGGCCGCCCTTGCTGCTATTGCCCTTTCTATTATTGTCGGAATGCTTAAGTCTGAAACGCGCATTAATTTCACCGATTTTCTTAATGCCTTGGAAGCGGGCGCGCGCAGTGCCTTAGGGGTCGCCATTGCCTGCGCGACGGCCGGCATTATTGTCGGTACTGTAACCTTGACAGGGGTAGGCCTTAAGTTGGCCAATGGCCTGGTAGCTTTGGCCGGAGGCAGTCTGCTCCTGACGATGGTGTTTACGATGATTGCGTCGTTGATCCTCGGGATGGGGGCGCCGACTACGGCTAACTATGTAATTACCTCGACAATCGCGGCGCCCGCTCTTGTGGCATTGGGTGTACCTCTATTAGCGGCGCACATGTTTGTCTTTTATTTTGGTATCGTAGCCGATATTACCCCACCGGTAGCGCTAGCGGCTTATGCTGGTTCCGGTATTGCCCGCTCCAATCCGTTCCGCACGGGGGTCATTGCAACCAAACTGGCCATTGCTGCCTTCATCATTCCCTATGTATTTGTTTACTCGCCGCAACTATTATTAATCAAATCGACGGTTGCCGGTGTAACGATGAATTTCCTTACCGCCAGCGTTGGCATGATTGGCGTTGGCGCGGCCATGATTGGCTATCTCATGGCCAATATGAACGTTTTGGAGCGGCTTTGGTTTCTCATTGGCGGGCTTATGCTGATTGACCCTGGTTCGACGACCGATATCATCGGTTTTGTCATGCTGGCGTCAGGACTATTTTTGCAGTGGCGCAAAAGCAAAGCAAACAAGCAAGGTTTTTCAGCAGGTGCATAA
- a CDS encoding DUF1850 domain-containing protein gives MFPALVITDVKASRPVMYIPVHDGEEFVISFVHSVNKRPVYDHIRVDGQYLTIVKSRYDAFGAGMPETAVDGKTLTLNHDGMLELSGVNYTLPEIKLFVGTVAQHALHIKNKHILLSSLVQPGEPLQFKVMKVSYLQMWKGRCLYD, from the coding sequence GTGTTTCCCGCGTTAGTTATCACTGATGTTAAAGCTTCCAGACCGGTCATGTATATTCCCGTTCATGACGGGGAGGAGTTTGTTATTTCCTTTGTTCATTCGGTGAATAAGCGTCCCGTTTATGACCACATTCGCGTTGACGGCCAGTATCTGACAATAGTTAAATCGCGGTATGATGCCTTTGGCGCCGGAATGCCGGAAACGGCCGTAGACGGCAAGACACTCACCTTAAATCATGACGGAATGTTGGAATTGTCGGGAGTTAATTACACCTTGCCTGAAATCAAATTATTCGTCGGCACTGTAGCGCAACATGCCCTTCATATTAAAAATAAGCACATTTTACTTTCCAGTTTGGTACAGCCTGGTGAGCCTTTACAATTCAAAGTAATGAAGGTTTCGTATTTACAAATGTGGAAAGGCAGGTGTCTTTATGACTGA
- a CDS encoding TAXI family TRAP transporter solute-binding subunit, whose product MKKLLAITVICLLAIGMLAGCGSQETAKKTTQLILATGGTAGTYYPLGGAMAQIFNTKVPNVNVTAQSTGASVENLRLVNKKEAELAIVQNDMMDYAYNGKEAFKEKLPNIRGIAILYPEIIQIVVGADSGINSIADFKGKRIGVGAPGSGTEANTRQLLDVYGLDYKVMNPHYLSFAECADRFKDKQIDGFIFTAGIPNSAVQEIASQHSIKLVSIPDDMIAKLVQKYPFLTAFTIPANTYKGQTEPVKTVAVQATLIVNPDVKEDIVYNITKALFENQADLAKAHAKGKELSLEKAVKGMSIPLHPGAAKYYKEKGIIK is encoded by the coding sequence ATGAAAAAACTACTGGCAATTACGGTTATTTGTCTCTTGGCAATTGGTATGCTGGCAGGTTGTGGCAGCCAAGAAACTGCTAAGAAAACTACGCAATTGATTTTAGCTACGGGCGGTACGGCCGGAACGTACTATCCGTTAGGCGGGGCAATGGCGCAAATTTTCAACACTAAAGTTCCCAATGTCAATGTGACGGCTCAATCTACCGGAGCTTCTGTTGAAAACCTCCGGTTGGTTAATAAGAAAGAAGCTGAACTAGCAATAGTTCAAAACGATATGATGGACTATGCTTACAACGGAAAAGAGGCCTTCAAAGAAAAGCTTCCTAATATTCGCGGTATTGCCATTCTCTATCCGGAAATTATTCAAATTGTCGTAGGTGCCGACAGTGGCATTAACAGTATCGCCGACTTCAAAGGAAAAAGAATTGGCGTAGGCGCTCCCGGCAGCGGCACGGAAGCAAATACCCGCCAATTGCTGGACGTTTATGGGCTTGACTATAAGGTCATGAACCCGCATTATCTGTCCTTTGCCGAATGTGCCGACCGGTTTAAAGATAAACAAATCGACGGTTTTATCTTCACGGCCGGCATTCCCAACTCGGCTGTACAGGAAATTGCCAGCCAGCACAGTATCAAACTTGTGTCCATTCCAGACGACATGATTGCTAAATTGGTGCAGAAGTATCCGTTCCTGACTGCGTTCACTATTCCGGCCAACACCTACAAGGGCCAAACCGAGCCGGTCAAAACCGTAGCCGTTCAAGCTACCCTTATTGTCAATCCCGATGTAAAAGAAGATATCGTGTATAACATTACCAAGGCGCTGTTTGAAAACCAAGCCGACTTGGCTAAGGCTCATGCAAAAGGAAAGGAACTTAGCCTGGAAAAAGCCGTGAAAGGCATGTCTATTCCGCTTCATCCCGGTGCAGCCAAGTATTACAAGGAAAAAGGCATAATTAAGTAA
- the ldhH gene encoding L-lactate dehydrogenase (quinone) large subunit LdhH — translation MQKSDRNIRKEIHEKLQDEVLRGALGRFAEAYPTARAKAYENVEDFEALRESIRQIKQQTVAQIEAVADRFEAEATKRGAKVFRAKDGAALKEYLLNLCREKGVKRIVKSKSMASEEIHLNHDLEAAGIHVRETDLGEWIIALAGHKPSHMVMPAIHLNRQQVAEYFSKELKQDIPDDIPFMVQTARQTLREEFLQADMGISGANFGIAENGAIGLVTNEGNARLVTSLPRIHVVIIGYEKLIPTIKDAVPILRTLPRNATAQLMTSYMSMIAGPTPIMVNKDGKWVEEEKELHIILFDNGRLQLAKDERFKEVYQCVRCASCLNVCPVYTLVGGHVYGHIYAGGIGAILTAFLNSMGDFEKINELCIGCRKCTTICPGKINIPDLIEELRARAVKEHGLPLAVRTLFEKVLANRKVFHTLLRLGAIGQKPVKSGNFIRHLPLFLTGLTKDRSLPAIADVPLRDRVAKITKKIDRPAKRVAFFSGCSMDFVYPETGESVYKVLQDLNMEVVFPQEQSCCGKPVLGMGDKETTKRMAKKNIEAFEAANADVILAACPTCTETWHDAYVSLLADEPEWKERAEKLAAKFREFTSFVAEEYEKAGRLAPTAGGVKVTYHDSCHMKRGLGIYEQPRKLIEAAGHELVEMKDCDKCCGMAGAFGVKHAELSMPILKQKLDNIKDTGASIVAVACPACMMQIKGGLDKQAPAVQIKHVADILAENIKD, via the coding sequence ATGCAAAAGAGCGACCGCAATATCCGCAAAGAAATTCACGAAAAACTGCAGGATGAGGTACTGCGCGGCGCCCTGGGACGGTTTGCCGAGGCCTATCCTACGGCCCGGGCCAAAGCCTATGAGAATGTGGAAGATTTTGAAGCTCTACGGGAAAGCATCCGGCAAATTAAACAACAAACGGTAGCCCAGATTGAAGCGGTGGCTGACCGCTTTGAGGCCGAGGCGACCAAACGAGGGGCCAAAGTTTTTCGGGCCAAAGATGGCGCCGCTCTGAAAGAGTATCTTTTAAATCTGTGCCGGGAAAAAGGGGTTAAGCGGATTGTTAAATCTAAATCCATGGCCTCGGAAGAAATTCACCTTAACCACGACCTTGAAGCCGCCGGTATCCATGTCCGCGAAACAGACCTGGGTGAGTGGATTATTGCCCTGGCCGGACACAAACCATCCCACATGGTAATGCCGGCCATTCACCTTAACCGTCAGCAAGTGGCCGAATACTTTTCCAAAGAACTTAAGCAAGATATTCCCGATGATATCCCCTTCATGGTTCAAACGGCCCGGCAGACGCTCCGCGAGGAATTCTTGCAAGCCGATATGGGCATTTCGGGAGCTAACTTCGGTATCGCCGAAAACGGCGCCATTGGGCTTGTCACCAACGAAGGCAATGCCCGTCTCGTTACCAGTCTGCCCCGGATCCATGTCGTCATCATTGGCTACGAAAAACTCATTCCCACTATAAAAGATGCCGTGCCAATCCTTCGTACCCTGCCGCGTAACGCCACCGCTCAATTAATGACCAGTTATATGAGCATGATTGCCGGCCCTACTCCAATTATGGTAAACAAAGACGGCAAATGGGTAGAAGAAGAAAAGGAACTCCACATTATTCTGTTTGATAACGGCCGACTGCAACTTGCTAAGGATGAACGATTTAAGGAAGTTTACCAATGCGTTCGCTGCGCTTCCTGTCTCAACGTCTGTCCGGTATATACGCTTGTGGGCGGCCACGTATACGGCCACATCTATGCCGGCGGTATCGGCGCCATTCTTACGGCCTTCCTCAATAGCATGGGCGATTTTGAAAAAATTAACGAACTGTGCATTGGCTGCCGGAAATGCACTACCATCTGCCCCGGCAAAATCAATATTCCCGATCTTATCGAAGAACTGCGGGCCCGAGCAGTGAAAGAGCATGGTCTTCCTCTGGCCGTTCGCACTCTGTTTGAAAAAGTTCTCGCCAACCGTAAAGTTTTCCATACCCTGCTCCGCCTTGGCGCCATCGGGCAAAAACCGGTTAAGTCGGGTAATTTTATCCGCCATCTTCCCTTGTTCCTGACGGGACTGACGAAAGACCGTAGCCTGCCGGCCATTGCCGACGTGCCGCTCCGCGACCGTGTTGCCAAGATTACCAAAAAAATCGACAGGCCCGCCAAGCGGGTGGCCTTTTTCAGCGGCTGCAGCATGGACTTTGTTTACCCTGAAACAGGTGAATCGGTTTACAAGGTTCTCCAGGACCTCAATATGGAAGTCGTCTTCCCGCAGGAACAAAGCTGTTGCGGCAAACCCGTCTTAGGAATGGGCGACAAAGAAACAACAAAGCGCATGGCCAAGAAAAATATTGAAGCCTTTGAAGCGGCAAATGCCGATGTAATCCTCGCGGCCTGCCCAACCTGTACGGAAACCTGGCATGACGCCTATGTTAGCCTGCTAGCCGATGAACCGGAATGGAAAGAACGGGCCGAAAAACTGGCAGCCAAGTTCCGGGAATTTACCAGTTTTGTGGCTGAAGAATATGAAAAAGCCGGACGCCTTGCCCCCACCGCCGGCGGCGTCAAAGTTACCTACCATGACTCTTGCCATATGAAACGTGGTCTAGGCATTTATGAGCAGCCCCGTAAGCTAATCGAAGCAGCGGGCCATGAACTTGTGGAGATGAAAGATTGCGATAAATGTTGCGGTATGGCGGGCGCTTTCGGCGTAAAGCATGCCGAACTGTCGATGCCGATTCTGAAACAAAAATTAGACAATATTAAGGATACCGGCGCCTCAATCGTAGCCGTAGCTTGTCCTGCCTGCATGATGCAGATAAAAGGCGGGCTCGATAAACAAGCTCCCGCAGTCCAAATTAAGCACGTGGCTGACATCTTAGCTGAAAATATAAAAGATTAA